A genome region from Leguminivora glycinivorella isolate SPB_JAAS2020 chromosome 13, LegGlyc_1.1, whole genome shotgun sequence includes the following:
- the LOC125232512 gene encoding uncharacterized protein LOC125232512 produces the protein MDIILLKRLRTFANSIKEHQAKASELCACRPWEGNEVEQAAIIASKLQSTLGKFQSDLYQYFNTSTDPNPDEVSTLTEIQLQGEEILAELNARIQIIDAHYSSLYKVKKAMKPQDCRKTLDELERHLRVLQSLGEDTNKNNLRFLFMEKFPEDVIYELKLKLKTESTEEIRKQLNAIITAKEDVDRINAEDKNIEPTFTTETLHVKINKVKDNNKHLKKFTGERKFKNEYNMKPKGKPIKTEPGTSTFSSVDRRKRPYEANNESRNQYPPKKRDRKDCIFCHGDHFNDSCPRFTTLAERKGKLSDRCFICFKYGHRQNTCRTTHVCHYCGARNRHNRALCPDKELQNTTTTST, from the coding sequence ATGGACATCATATTATTGAAGCGTCTTAGAACATTTGCCAATAGTATAAAAGAGCATCAAGCGAAAGCATCAGAGCTATGTGCGTGTCGTCCATGGGAAGGTAATGAAGTGGAACAAGCCGCTATCATTGCCTCCAAGTTACAGTCAACGCTGGGGAAATTTCAGAGTGATCTCTATCAGTATTTTAATACAAGTACTGATCCGAACCCTGATGAGGTCTCGACCTTAACAGAGATACAATTACAAGGCGAGGAAATTTTAGctgaacttaatgccagaataCAGATTATTGACGCTCATTACTCCTCCCTATACAAAGTTAAGAAAGCGATGAAGCCTCAAGATTGCAGGAAAACATTAGATGAATTAGAAAGACACCTTAGAGTATTGCAATCCCTAGGAGAAGACACTAATAAGAATAACTTAAGGTTCCTTTTCATGGAAAAATTTCCTGAAGATGTGATTTATGAGTTGAAACTGAAGTTGAAAACTGAATCCACAGAAGAGATAAGGAAACAGTTAAACGCTATCATAACGGCAAAGGAGGATGTTGACAGAATTAATGCAGAGGACAAAAATATAGAACCTACCTTCACCACTGAAACGTTACACGTGAAAATTAATAAAGTTAAGGATAATAATAAACATTTGAAGAAATTCACTGGTGAAAggaaatttaaaaatgaatataataTGAAACCTAAAGGGAAACCCATCAAAACCGAACCGGGTACTTCAACATTTTCTAGCGTAGACAGAAGGAAGAGACCGTATGAAGCCAATAACGAATCAAGAAATCAATATCCACCTAAAAAGCGAGACAGGAAGGACTGTATATTTTGTCACGGTGATCATTTCAATGATAGTTGTCCGCGCTTTACAACTTTAGCTGAGAGAAAAGGCAAGTTATCTGACCGCTGCttcatatgttttaaatatgGTCACAGACAAAACACCTGCAGAACAACACATGTCTGCCATTATTGTGGGGCAAGAAACCGACATAACAGAGCATTATGCCCTGACAAAGAACTGCAAAATACCACGACTACGTCTACTTAA